The region CACTCTCGGCGATTTATTAGGCCCAATTCAAGTCCATCCGATAAGTTGAACATCGGCAGGACTTGATCGAGCGAATTTACTCGCGGCTTGTCAGATGAATCTCTGAAGCCAGTTTTCGTTCACATCACCACCGCTTGGCGATCGTGATGTGAATCGTCTCATTTCTGGCGAACGTCTTTCACCAAACCATTCTTAGTAGCGATAGATCGCTTCGATTTGCAGGCGACCTTCGATCACGTCTTTGAACTCAGTCAGTGGGAATTCATACGCGATGCCGTATTCGGTCGAGCATTTAGGTTTGCACTTCAAACCGACCGACTGTGTTACCAAGTCATTTCCGGTAACATCGCTGACAGACAAGTTGAATAGGTCTTGTCCGGCAACACCAAGTGCAGCACCATTGTCAGCGCTGTCGGTCCAGTGCCACCAAGCAAGTTCAGTCAGCAGGTAAACCGTGTCGGTGACTTTGACGTCAAAGTGGTTTGACCAGTGGACTGATTCACATTGAACGTTTCCGTCAGCGGGTGTTCGCCAACCGAAGGCGGACATCCAGTGTGCGTTACCGTCCAGCAGGCGTTGCCCGCCGGTGGCAAACAGGTGGAATTCGCCGTCACCGATGTCTTGCAACGCGTCTTGGCTGCCGATCGGGATTTCGTATGTACCACCAACCGATAGCAGAGTGCCGCTTTGGGCGTCACGCAGAAGGTTGTATTTCAGACCGGCGGTGACCGAAGCCCAGCCGTCGTCCAAAAGTGTGTCCAGTGCCCCGTCGGTGTTATCAAAGATGTATCCATCTTTAACACCAATCAAGCTCAAACGCTCTGTCAATGCGACTCGGAACTGCATCGCCAACAGTTGGATCGATCCACCTGCGGGAATGTTGTTGCCGATCGTTGATGGAACCCAGTGATTGACAAAAATCGGACGGATTTCTGTCAACGTTCGGGGATCTTCAAAATGAACAAAGTTGATCATTGGGCTGACGAAGTCGTCAAAGCAATGATCGGTAGGCTTGATGAACTGGGTTAGCAGTCCATCGCCAAGTGATGGCAGGCAAGCCGCATCACATCCGGAATCGCAGCCGCCCCAAGCGTCGCAGGCCGCAAGTGGCCCACAGCCGCTGTCGCAACCTGTTGCGTCACAGCATTCCGAAGAGTCACAACCGCCGCTGAGTAGTCCCAAGCCAGCAGCCTCTGCGGCAGGCGCGGCACCCGTGGCAACAGCGATTGCCAAGACTAGTTTTTGTAGTTTTTCTCGTACCGTTGATCTCATCTTATCGCCTCCGTGTGATCGGTTCGGTGTTGCTTTCCATTCGGAACCGCACACCGACAAACAGAAGCGAAAACGTAAGTCGTGTACAAACCTCCCCACTGTCAAAGCTTGACAGCACCAGACTTAAAATCGCTAAGCATTCACACCACCCTAGGGAAGCCCCATCGATGATTGACTGCAAGCGGGCGGACAAGCGTGACGTATCAGCACAACCGGTAAGGAAGCGAAGTCTGAAAGGGGGACACGCGGCAAAACCGAGGGGAACCTGCCACGCGAATTTTGGTGACGATTTTCAGACTTTGTGTCGCTGGGATCGTTTTCACGGATCAATTTGAGCCCTAGCAAATTAGGAAGCAGTTGTTCATGACATTCGCTGTGACAATCGGGCACGCCGCCTTTGACGCAGTTTTATGAACCAAATGGGCTGTCGGGGGCATTGGCAAGACCGTTCGGGTGGAACCTTTTCGAATCGGTCTTGCGACGGTTCGGCGACGCTTTCTACCCTGCCACCGTATTTTGCTAATTCTCCATACCGAGATGATTGCGCCATGGAAGGCCGACAAAACGAAAACCATGCGGTTGCCAGTCCGCAAATCGATTCGCCGTTTCAAGTGATTCGGCGTGTGACTTTCCTTGCGTCTCTATTCGTGTTGCTGTTCGCGACGCCCGTGATGGCGGACGAAGAGGCGGAGTGGATTTGGGCTAACGGATCCACACCGGACCAATCGATTGCCCGGGGCGCGCAGTGTTTTTTCCGTAAGCCGATCAACCTGAAGGTGCCTGCGGATGTGCGGATTGAAATCGCAGCCGACGACGCATACGAAGTCTATGTCAACGGAAAAGCGATCGGCCGGAGCGCGACTTCTCGTGTTGTGAATACATACGCCGCGACCGAACACTTTGAAGTCGGCCGAAATATTGTCGCCGTCCATGTAACCAACCGTAGCGGCGACACCGCGGCGTTGGTCGCGCGAATCGCGGTCCGACCAGAAAATAGCGACCGATGGTACACATTCAATTCCGATGCCTCCTGGAAAACGAGCGTCCAACGCCAGGACCTTTGGGAAACCGCGGCTTTCAACGATCGTCTATGGGGTTCGGCTGCATCATTCGGTTCTTTACAGGAAACCGATGGCGGACAAGTCGCGACTAGCCAACAGCCTCCAGCGGTTAGCACTCCAAGTGCTGTTCCGATGCCTCCCAAAGCGGACATCGCGGCTCAGCAACCCAAAACCAATTCCGCAGCAGTGGCTGAACCAGCGGCAACCGCGACGGAGAGCATCGCGACAGAAAATGTCGCGACGGATTCCCAATCTGACCAACGGGAACGTTTTCAAATTCAACGCGGTTTCGGCGTTCAGCGAATTTTGGCGGACGACAAAGTTGGGTCCGTCTTGGCAATGACCTTCAACGAATTCGGGCACCTGCTGGTTTCAAAAGAAGGTGGCCCATTGTTGTTGATCTACGATGACGACGAAGACGGAATTCCGGAAACGATTCGGACGTACTGCGACAAAGTCAATTCTTGTCAGGGAATCTTGGCTCTCAATGGACAAGTCTTTGTCACCGGTAGCGGCCCCCAGGGATTGGCGCTCTACAAGCTTTCGGACGCGGATCGCAACGGTTCGTTGGAACAGGTCGAAGCGATCGTCAAATTCACCGATTGGGCTGGACGACCTGTCAAAGCACACGAGCACGGTCCACACGGTCTGCGACTGGGACCCGATGGCATGATTTATGTCGCGGTCGGAAGCCATGTCAAAGCGGTCGGAACCAAAGGCGATGGTGAGACCTATCGCAACGGGTACGAAGGCGATTTGCTTCCACGATACGAAGACCCTGCCGGACATGCCCGAGGCGTGAAAGCTCCTGGCGGAACGATTATTCGTACCGATGTCGAAGGCAGCATTGTCGAGCGTGTCGCCGGCGGCTTGCGAAATCCCTATGACTTGGTCTTCCATAGTGGCGGTGGGCTCTTCGTTCACGACGCCGATATGGAAGCCGACATCGATACCCCATGGTACCGGCCAAATGCGGTTTTCAATGTCACCGAAGGTGGCGAATTCGGTTGGCGAACCGGATGGGCCAAATGGCCCGAATACTATCTGGACCGATTGCCAACGATGCTGGATACCGGCCGAGGAAGCCCGACGGGTGGCGTTTGCTATGAGCACTACGCATTCCCCGTTCGTTTCCAAAACAGCTTGTTCCTTGCTGATTGGAGCGAAGGCCGGATTCTGAACGTCCGCCTAACACCACGTGGCGCAAGTTATGTTGCTGAAAGCGATGTCTTTTTGCAAGGACAGCCTTTGAACGTCACCGACTTGGAAGTCGGACCTGATGGTGCACTCTATTTTTGCACCGGCGGTCGATCGACAACCGGAGGCATCTATCGTGTGGTTTACAAAGGTGATGTTCCCGAACGCATGAAAAACTTGGGCAGCGGTATCGCGGCCGCTATCCGCCAACCACAAATCGAATCGGCCTGGACACGTCAGAAAATCGCTTCGATCAAGCGAGAACTTGGCGACCAATGGAATCAACTCGTTGCGGGTGTGGCTTACAGCGATGACAACCCACCGGAATACCGTGTTCGAGCGATGTTGTTGATGCAGCTGTTCGGCCCGGTTCCGAGCGAAGCCTTGCTGCTGGAACTGAGCAACAGCGAAAACGACTTGGTGCGAGCACAAGCCGCGATCATGCTAGGACGTGAACCCGGTGCGGAAGGCAAGCAACGTCTGATGGAGCTGCTGGCTGACAAATCATTGGCCGTCCAACGTTCCGCATGCGAAGCAATGCTGCGTGGCAATGTAGTCCCCGACGATATCGAAGCATTGATGGGGATCATCAGTAGCGGCGACCGCACGTTGGCGTACCTCGGCTGCGAAGTCTTGCAAACGGTTCCGGTTGAAAAATTCAAAACAGAAGTGCTTAACACCGCCGAAACTCGCGCGGCCATCGTCGGCATGCTTGCACTTGTCAACGTTGACCGAAGCGAAGCGACTGCCCTGCAGGTGCTTGAGCGAAATAGCGAGTTGATGAAAGGTTTCCTTAGCGACGCTGATTTCATCGACGTGCTGCGACTTTGCCAAGTCACGTTGCACTTGAGCGGTGTCGATACCGCAAAACTGCGACCCTTGGCGGCTCAAGTTGCAGAGGAGTTCCCTGCCGGTGAGCCACGGATCAACCATGAAGTCATCCGTTTGGCAACTTACTTGCAAGCGGAATCACTCGCCGACCGAGCGATCAACTACTTGGAATCAGAGGCTCCTTACGAAAGTCGTACCCTGGTAGCGATGTGCTTACAATCGATGAGCGACGGCTGGAAAGCCAAGCAAAGATTCGCGCTGTTGAAGTTCTTTGAGAAAGCAGCGAATCGATCGACGTCCGGCGCATTGCCGTTGTACATGATGGATGTGACTCGCGATTTCGCATCAACACTGTCGATGGACGACTTGCACGCGATCTTGGAACAGGGGCATGTTTGGCAGAATGCTGCACTTGCCGCAATCTACAAGGTGGAGCGTCCGATTAGCCCTGAAGTCGCACAGACGCTTTTGCAGTTGGATCAAAAAATTCGTCACAACGCCGAAGAACGCGACGTTCAGCGACGGCTGCGAACCGGCATTGTTGCATTGCTGGCGACTAGCGATGAAGCCGATTCGGCTGACTACTTGCGTGAGTTGTGGCGTGAAGAACCACAACGCCGTGCAGTGATCGCCATGGCACTGTCAGTTCATCCCGATGGTGAAAACTGGGACTACCTCGTTCGCAGTTTGGCGCTCGTCGATCATGAAGCCGGCATCGAAGTTGTACGTGCATTGCGAAAAGTCGAAATCGCGACCGACGACCCGATGGCACTTCGTCAGCTAATCCTGTTGGGACTAAAGGCAGAGGCCGACGGTCGCTCGTTCGAAGACGTGGAACGCTTGCTGGAGCACTGGACCGGGATGGAGCGTCCAGAGAGTGACGAGAAATCGATGGAGCCCTGGCAGCAGTGGTACCAATCGTCCTTTCCGGATCGTCCTCCAGCGGTTCTGCCTGCTGCAGATCAATCACGTTGGGACTTCGAAGAACTCGTTTCGTACTTGGAAAGTGACCAAGGACGCAGCGGTGACCCTGCCAATGGCAAACTCGCCTTTACCAAAGCCCAGTGTGCTCAATGTCACCGCTTTGGTAACTATGGAGAAGCGATCGGGCCCGACCTTTCGGGGATCGCGAGACGATTCACCAAACGCGAAATCATCGAATCGATCCTTTATCCGGCTCATGTGGTCAGCGACCAATACGCAAGTCGTAAGCTGCTGACGCTTGACGGAAAGGTTCATGTCGGCATGGTCAGCGAACAAACCGACGGCACGATCGTTGTGCGTGACTCGAACAACGCGATGGCATTGGTCGAAGCCGACAATGTTGATCAGATTTTGCCAAGCAACACCAGTATCATGCCGAGCGGATTGATCGACAATTTAACCCAGCGAGAGATCAGCGATTTGATGTCTTATCTAGGTGTGGTGCCCGCCGCCGAAATCGCGGCAAAACCCTAGTGCTGGCTCCTATGAGCCGCACCGCGCTAGCGGCGGTTTTCGTACGGGCAACCGGTGCTAACGCCCATCGGCTAATCCGATAATCAAGTAGTGCTGGCTTTTATGAGCCGCACCGCGTTAGCGGCGGTTTTTGTACGGGCAACCGGTGCTAGCACCCAATCAGCTAATCCGAAAATCAAGCTGGACCAAATCGCTCGCCTCGCTCGATCTGCAAACGAAACGCTCTGGCATGATGCCGGGGTGATGAACGTGCAGCGATTCGGTGACCTATCGTTGATTGTTAAGTCATCTTTGTCCCGTCGTCGGAACGGGGATATTTGTTGAATCGCTGCGGGATTGACGACGTTCTGACCTACATTTCAGGATCCGACGCCCTTATTGGCTGATCGCAGGCCACAATTTCTGGCCTTTATCTCGGAATCCGGCCGGCGAATTGCTGGCAGCTGCAGTTTCGTCTTCCCAAGATCGGATTGCCCAGCCAGAATACCCGGCTATGGCGCCCTGGTGGCTCGTGGAACGAGCCCCCTCTCGGTGGGTTGCCTCAGGTCTGGGCGAGTTCCCCCACCAGCTAATCGCCGGCCAGTAAACTCCCAGTTTTTCCTCAACGAATCGAATCGATCGTGGATCGTCGCACCTATACCTTTCTCGTACTTTCGGCGGCATTCTTTTTTCTTTACATGTCGATCCGGAATCAGTTGGTTCCGCCGCAGAACGCGGAAAACGACGTGGTTGCCGAAGCTGTCGATGAGAACGCTGATCAAGCCGACGCAGCACCGGATGCGTCAGCTGAACAAACGGATGAAGCTGATCCAGAAGATGGGCCAGCGATCGAGTCTTCCGACGGGAAGGACCAGTGGTACACCATCGGCTCGATGGATCCTAACAGCAACCACAATCTGCTGATCACCTTCCGCAATCGCGGTGGTGCCATTGAACGCATCGAAGTTACTAAACGTGATAGCGACGGCGATTTGGCTTACCGCCGTGTCGATACCAAAACAGGCTATCTGGGTTACTTTGCCGGGACAGCCAGTTCGAAAGTTGACGGTGTGACGGTCAATGTTGTTGGCCCCGGTACGCCCGCGGCAATCGCCAAGGCGGAAAACGGATCGACCGGTATCAAGATCGGCGATGTGATCGTTGCTGTCGGTGAAACGCCCATCCAGTCAACCGCCGATATTGATAAAGCCTTAGACAAGACAGAGCCAGGTGATTCGATCACGGTCGAAGTCTTGCGAGAAACCGGTGAGGGACAGACGCCTCTCAAGATGCTGTTCGACGTCGCCCTGTCACAGCATCCACTGGATCTGGTGCGTTTGGCTGAAGACGGCGGCGAGGATCAGGTGGCTGGCAATATCTCGCGATTGTCTTGTTTGATGACACTGGCAAAGGCCGGTCAAAAGCGGATCCCAAGTGGTGAGCGATATATCAAAGCGCTCGGCGAACCTTCCAACCAGTATTGGCAGGCTTCGACAAATACCGCCAACGACGGCAGCGAAAGCATCGTCCTGGAGACGACCATCGGGACGGCCGCGATGAACGAGATTGGTGGCCAGCCGGTGAAACTGAAACGAACCTTTAAGGTGTCGCCATCGAGCTACGTGGTCGACATGGATATCGAGGTCGCAAACATCGGCGACAAATCGCAAGAGCTCAGTTATCGCGTCGAAGGCGCCAACGGAATCACTTTGGAAGGTTGGTGGTACAGCAACAAAATCAGCCCCAACTGGATGGGCGGCGCTGCAGCTCGTGACATCGTGTACCGGACCGCGGCCGAAGGTCACCGTTTGGTCAGTGGCGTGACGCTTTTAAAAGAAGAACGCAAATCTCCCGAGGATCCTTTCCAAGGCATCTTCGCGTCGGACAGTGAAGAGTCGGCAAAGGATTTGAAATACATCGGAATCGATGCTCAGTATTTCGCGGTCGCCTATATGCCTCCAGAAGGCGAAAATTCCTTAGACGGATACGCGCGAGCAGAAGCGATGATCGTTGCCGACGAGGCTGCGGTGGAAAAGCACAAAGAACGTGCGGTCAATACATCCTTT is a window of Stieleria sp. JC731 DNA encoding:
- a CDS encoding HEAT repeat domain-containing protein, translating into MEGRQNENHAVASPQIDSPFQVIRRVTFLASLFVLLFATPVMADEEAEWIWANGSTPDQSIARGAQCFFRKPINLKVPADVRIEIAADDAYEVYVNGKAIGRSATSRVVNTYAATEHFEVGRNIVAVHVTNRSGDTAALVARIAVRPENSDRWYTFNSDASWKTSVQRQDLWETAAFNDRLWGSAASFGSLQETDGGQVATSQQPPAVSTPSAVPMPPKADIAAQQPKTNSAAVAEPAATATESIATENVATDSQSDQRERFQIQRGFGVQRILADDKVGSVLAMTFNEFGHLLVSKEGGPLLLIYDDDEDGIPETIRTYCDKVNSCQGILALNGQVFVTGSGPQGLALYKLSDADRNGSLEQVEAIVKFTDWAGRPVKAHEHGPHGLRLGPDGMIYVAVGSHVKAVGTKGDGETYRNGYEGDLLPRYEDPAGHARGVKAPGGTIIRTDVEGSIVERVAGGLRNPYDLVFHSGGGLFVHDADMEADIDTPWYRPNAVFNVTEGGEFGWRTGWAKWPEYYLDRLPTMLDTGRGSPTGGVCYEHYAFPVRFQNSLFLADWSEGRILNVRLTPRGASYVAESDVFLQGQPLNVTDLEVGPDGALYFCTGGRSTTGGIYRVVYKGDVPERMKNLGSGIAAAIRQPQIESAWTRQKIASIKRELGDQWNQLVAGVAYSDDNPPEYRVRAMLLMQLFGPVPSEALLLELSNSENDLVRAQAAIMLGREPGAEGKQRLMELLADKSLAVQRSACEAMLRGNVVPDDIEALMGIISSGDRTLAYLGCEVLQTVPVEKFKTEVLNTAETRAAIVGMLALVNVDRSEATALQVLERNSELMKGFLSDADFIDVLRLCQVTLHLSGVDTAKLRPLAAQVAEEFPAGEPRINHEVIRLATYLQAESLADRAINYLESEAPYESRTLVAMCLQSMSDGWKAKQRFALLKFFEKAANRSTSGALPLYMMDVTRDFASTLSMDDLHAILEQGHVWQNAALAAIYKVERPISPEVAQTLLQLDQKIRHNAEERDVQRRLRTGIVALLATSDEADSADYLRELWREEPQRRAVIAMALSVHPDGENWDYLVRSLALVDHEAGIEVVRALRKVEIATDDPMALRQLILLGLKAEADGRSFEDVERLLEHWTGMERPESDEKSMEPWQQWYQSSFPDRPPAVLPAADQSRWDFEELVSYLESDQGRSGDPANGKLAFTKAQCAQCHRFGNYGEAIGPDLSGIARRFTKREIIESILYPAHVVSDQYASRKLLTLDGKVHVGMVSEQTDGTIVVRDSNNAMALVEADNVDQILPSNTSIMPSGLIDNLTQREISDLMSYLGVVPAAEIAAKP
- a CDS encoding YidC/Oxa1 family insertase periplasmic-domain containing protein, with the protein product MDRRTYTFLVLSAAFFFLYMSIRNQLVPPQNAENDVVAEAVDENADQADAAPDASAEQTDEADPEDGPAIESSDGKDQWYTIGSMDPNSNHNLLITFRNRGGAIERIEVTKRDSDGDLAYRRVDTKTGYLGYFAGTASSKVDGVTVNVVGPGTPAAIAKAENGSTGIKIGDVIVAVGETPIQSTADIDKALDKTEPGDSITVEVLRETGEGQTPLKMLFDVALSQHPLDLVRLAEDGGEDQVAGNISRLSCLMTLAKAGQKRIPSGERYIKALGEPSNQYWQASTNTANDGSESIVLETTIGTAAMNEIGGQPVKLKRTFKVSPSSYVVDMDIEVANIGDKSQELSYRVEGANGITLEGWWYSNKISPNWMGGAAARDIVYRTAAEGHRLVSGVTLLKEERKSPEDPFQGIFASDSEESAKDLKYIGIDAQYFAVAYMPPEGENSLDGYARAEAMIVADEAAVEKHKERAVNTSFALNSKAVELAPGESFRQSLQMFAGPKEPELLAAHGISDFIYYGWFGYFSTILSGLLHVLRGIVGNYAVAIILLTVIVRGAMFPLSRNAAVNAQKMQELAPELKKIAEKYKDDMEGRLKAQQALQKRVGFNPLAGCLPMFLQLPIFMGLYRALSVDIDLRQKPFWSPTGWASNLAAPDQFMYWGDTMGDFIAGRGTGWLGPYLNILPLIVVVLFITQQKLFMPPATDEQTAMTQKMMTFMTLFMGLFFFRVPAGLCLYFIASSLWGIGERLLVKKTLPKGKHFDLEAEGDVIDAVGVKKKESGKQSLAERLVAQMQQKEPEAAVVRPNKRKRPPNKKK